A region of Ictalurus furcatus strain D&B chromosome 1, Billie_1.0, whole genome shotgun sequence DNA encodes the following proteins:
- the hacl1 gene encoding 2-hydroxyacyl-CoA lyase 1, producing MEEVTGAQLIAEALKAQNVEYMFGIVGVPIIEVAMAAQAAGIKYVGMRNEQAACYAASAVGYLTGRPAVCLVVSGPGLIHALGGMANANMNCWPVIVIGGSADQNQETTGAFQEFPQVEACRLYSKFSARPGSLVMIPAVVEKAVRSSIYGRPGACYIDIPGDMVNARVDRKTIRFPSCCPPPPVSLANNHEISKAVTMLKQAQRPLLIIGKGAAYSRAENEIKELVEVSGLPFLPTPMGKGVLPDDHPNCVAAARSRALLQADVVVLLGARLNWILHFGFPPRFSPDMKLIQVDICAEELSNNVRATAALLGDVRAVVSQLVELLRLNTWMYPADTEWWTNLKEKMASNARISKALSLQNTLPMNYYTAFYHIAELLPKDCVIVSEGANTMDIGRTMLLNYLPRRRLDAGTFGTMGVGLGFAIAAAVLEKAQQTGRRVVCVEGDSAFGFSGMEVETMCRYKLPIIIIVINNNGIYSGVNTETWKEMEKMGDMTTIAPPVTLLPEARYEQVMCAFGGSGYLVRTVEELCTALQQSLNETTTPSLINVLIDPSSDRKQQEFPWLTCSNL from the exons AATGTGGAGTACATGTTTGGCATCGTTGGGGTTCCCATCATTGAGGTTGCCATGGCAGCCCAGGCTGCGGGCATCAAGTATGTGGGCATGCGCAATGAACAAGCG GCCTGTTATGCTGCTTCTGCAGTCGGATATTTAACAGGACG TCCAGCAGTGTGTCTTGTGGTGTCTGGACCTGGGCTGATCCATGCACTTGGTGGAATGGCCAATGCTAACATGAACTGCTG GCCTGTGATCGTCATTGGAGGCTCCGCAGATCAGAATCAGGAGACAACTGGAGCATTTCAAGAATTTCCACAG GTAGAAGCCTGTCGTCTTTACAGCAAGTTTTCAGCCCGACCAGGCAGCCTTGTTATGATACCAGCTGTAGTTGAAAAG GCAGTAAGGAGCAGTATTTACGGTCGTCCAGGAGCATGCTACATAGACATCCCTGGTGACATGGTGAATGCAAGAGTGGACCGGAAAACCATCAG GTTTCCGTCCTGttgtcctcctcctccagtGAGCCTGGCTAACAATCACGAAATCTCCAAAGCTGTCACGATGCTCAAACAGGCCCAGAGACCGCTGCTCATCATTGGCAAAG gcGCGGCATACAGCCGGGCGGAGAACGAAATTAAAGAGCTGGTGGAAGTAAGTGGGTTGCCCTTCCTGCCTACTCCGATGGGAAAAGGAGTACTTCCTGATGACCATCCCAACTGTGTGGCCGCTGCCCGCTCCag AGCTCTGCTGCAGGCAGATGTGGTAGTGCTGCTGGGTGCCAGACTAAACTGGATCCTGCACTTTGGCTTCCCTCCCAGATTTAGCCCTGATATGAAACTTATTCAG gtggATATATGTGCAGAGGAGCTGAGTAATAATGTGAGAGCTACAGCAGCACTACTGGGAGATGTCAGGGCCGTAGTCAGCCAG CTGGTAGAACTCTTGAGATTAAACACATGGATGTATCCAGCAGACACAGAGTGGTGGACAAACCTGAAAGAAAAAATGGCTTCCAATGCTCGGATATCAAAG GCTCTTTCTCTCCAAAACACTCTGCCCATGAACTACTATACAGCATTTTACCACATCGCTGAACTCCTACCCAAAGACTGTGTCATTGTCAGTGAAGGAGCCAACACCATGGACATTGGCCGCACCATGCTGCTCAACTACTTACCCAGACGCAG GCTGGATGCCGGGACGTTCGGCACCATGGGTGTGGGACTTGGTTTTGCCATTGCTGCAGCAGTATTGGAGAAGGCTCAGCAGACAGGCAGAAGAGTGGTGTGTGTGGAGGGAGACAGTGCGTTTGGCTTCTCGGGCATGGAAGTAGAGACCATGTGCAG GTATAAGCTGCcaatcatcatcattgtcatcaaCAACAATGGCATATATAGTGGTGTAAATACAGAGACATGGAAGGAAATGGAGAAGATGGGAGACATGACCACTAT aGCTCCTCCAGTAACACTCCTGCCCGAGGCACGTTACGAGCAGGTAATGTGTGCGTTCGGGGGAAGCGGCTATCTGGTCAGGACAGTAGAGGAACTGTGCACTGCCCTACAGCAGAGCTTGAATGAGACCACCACCCCAAGCCTAATTAACGTGCTCATAGACCCGAGCTCGGACCGAAAGCAACAG gAGTTCCCCTGGCTGACTTGCTCTAACCTGTAA
- the colq gene encoding acetylcholinesterase collagenic tail peptide isoform X1, with translation MFLFTLGLYLPLLLHYASSHSFMDNIFSFPADLEALEPRKKFNPCCLLTPPPPPLLPPPSSLWHKPRSDHGNVWRDGNTEGVDKKSQGSACRVGAPGPAGPAGPQGPPGLPGPKGPKGEKGEIGRPGQKGRTGSPGLPGRPGPNGWPGQSGPKGEKGDSGLMGLPGARGPIGPKGLPGYKGEKGSRGDHGEAGQKGQKGTMGLPGMLGQKGEMGPKGESGIPGSRGPTGQPGKRGKQGPKGDTGLTGLMGPAGPQGPPGHPGPPGLPASGLYVVGPKGEKGQPGNPGHCGCNSLVNMNNPSSSFDQNSRSSYPRVPAIFVVKNEQELDRLHTDNALAFRKDQRTLYFKDADGWLPIQLTPFQSTEHAPDQDGFCGDGIVQVENGEECDDGNKVVTDGCVKCRHAYCGDSYRYDGAEECDGKDFGYQTCNSYLPGSYGHLKCTVDCFIDSTSCKYFT, from the exons ATGTTTCTTTTCACACTCGGACTGTATTTACCTCTCCTCCTTCATTATGCTTCGTCACACTCCTTCATGGACAACATTTTCTCCTTTCCAGCAG ATCTGGAAGCACTGGAACCCAGGAAGAAATTTAACCCGTGCTGTTTATTGACTCCGCCTCCACCCCCGTTGTTGCCCCCACCCTCGTCGCTGTGGCACAAGCCTCGG AGTGATCATGGCAATGTATGGAGAGATGGGAATACAGAGGGAGTGGATAAGAAGTCACAAGGCTCTGCCTGCCGGGTGGGAGCACCCGGACCAGCCGGACCGGCAGGACCTCAG GGTCCTCCTGGATTACCAGGACCAAAGGGACCAAAAGGAGAAAAG GGAGAAATTGGGAGACCCGGACAAAAG GGGCGCACTGGCTCCCCAGGCCTACCAGGGCGACCGGGACCAAATGGATGGCCAGGACAGAGTGGGCCCAAG GGGGAGAAAGGTGACTCTGGGCTGATGGGCTTGCCTGGAGCACGAGGACCAATAGGACCCAAG GGATTGCCTGGATACAAAGGAGAAAAG GGCTCACGGGGTGACCACGGTGAAGCTGGCCAAAAGGGTCAGAAG GGCACAATGGGTCTGCCGGGAATGCTTGGCCAGAAG GGTGAAATGGGCCCGAAAGGAGAGTCTGGCATCCCAGGAAGCAGAGGACCCACTGGGCAACCAGGAAAAAGAGGCAAACAG GGTCCAAAGGGAGACACTGGTCTCACAGGACTAATGGGACCAGCAGGCCCTCAGGGACCCCCTGGTCATCCAGGTCCTCCTGGTCTGCCTGCTTCAG GGCTGTACGTGGTGGGGCCAAAAGGGGAAAAAGGGCAGCCAGGTAACCCAGGCCATTGTGGCTGTAACTCTCTTGTGAATATGAACAACCCTTCTAGCTCATTTGACCAGAACTCCAGGAGCAGCTATCCCAGGGTGCCAGCG ATTTTTGTGGTGAAGAATGAACAAGAACTCGACCGTCTCCACACTGATAATGCATTGGCTTTCCGGAAAGATCAGAGGACTCTATATTTCAAGGACGCTGATGGATGGTTGCCAATTCAG CTAACACCATTTCAATCAACGGAGCATGCGCCAGATCAGGACGGTTTCTGCGGGGATGGCATTGTGCAGGTGGAGAATGGAGAGGAGTGTGATGATGGAAACAAGGTTGTCACAGACGGCTGTGTCA AGTGCAGACATGCATATTGCGGTGATAGCTATCGGTATGATGGAGCTGAGGAGTGTGATGGAAAAGACTTTGGATATCAAACCTGCAACTCTTATCTGCCTGG ATCTTATGGACATCTTAAATGCACCGTCGATTGTTTCATTGACTCCACAAGCTGCAAGTATTTTACATGA
- the colq gene encoding acetylcholinesterase collagenic tail peptide isoform X2: MKLCFLCFIFQSDHGNVWRDGNTEGVDKKSQGSACRVGAPGPAGPAGPQGPPGLPGPKGPKGEKGEIGRPGQKGRTGSPGLPGRPGPNGWPGQSGPKGEKGDSGLMGLPGARGPIGPKGLPGYKGEKGSRGDHGEAGQKGQKGTMGLPGMLGQKGEMGPKGESGIPGSRGPTGQPGKRGKQGPKGDTGLTGLMGPAGPQGPPGHPGPPGLPASGLYVVGPKGEKGQPGNPGHCGCNSLVNMNNPSSSFDQNSRSSYPRVPAIFVVKNEQELDRLHTDNALAFRKDQRTLYFKDADGWLPIQLTPFQSTEHAPDQDGFCGDGIVQVENGEECDDGNKVVTDGCVKCRHAYCGDSYRYDGAEECDGKDFGYQTCNSYLPGSYGHLKCTVDCFIDSTSCKYFT, from the exons ATGAAGTTGTGCTTCCTGTGTTTCATCTTCCAGAGTGATCATGGCAATGTATGGAGAGATGGGAATACAGAGGGAGTGGATAAGAAGTCACAAGGCTCTGCCTGCCGGGTGGGAGCACCCGGACCAGCCGGACCGGCAGGACCTCAG GGTCCTCCTGGATTACCAGGACCAAAGGGACCAAAAGGAGAAAAG GGAGAAATTGGGAGACCCGGACAAAAG GGGCGCACTGGCTCCCCAGGCCTACCAGGGCGACCGGGACCAAATGGATGGCCAGGACAGAGTGGGCCCAAG GGGGAGAAAGGTGACTCTGGGCTGATGGGCTTGCCTGGAGCACGAGGACCAATAGGACCCAAG GGATTGCCTGGATACAAAGGAGAAAAG GGCTCACGGGGTGACCACGGTGAAGCTGGCCAAAAGGGTCAGAAG GGCACAATGGGTCTGCCGGGAATGCTTGGCCAGAAG GGTGAAATGGGCCCGAAAGGAGAGTCTGGCATCCCAGGAAGCAGAGGACCCACTGGGCAACCAGGAAAAAGAGGCAAACAG GGTCCAAAGGGAGACACTGGTCTCACAGGACTAATGGGACCAGCAGGCCCTCAGGGACCCCCTGGTCATCCAGGTCCTCCTGGTCTGCCTGCTTCAG GGCTGTACGTGGTGGGGCCAAAAGGGGAAAAAGGGCAGCCAGGTAACCCAGGCCATTGTGGCTGTAACTCTCTTGTGAATATGAACAACCCTTCTAGCTCATTTGACCAGAACTCCAGGAGCAGCTATCCCAGGGTGCCAGCG ATTTTTGTGGTGAAGAATGAACAAGAACTCGACCGTCTCCACACTGATAATGCATTGGCTTTCCGGAAAGATCAGAGGACTCTATATTTCAAGGACGCTGATGGATGGTTGCCAATTCAG CTAACACCATTTCAATCAACGGAGCATGCGCCAGATCAGGACGGTTTCTGCGGGGATGGCATTGTGCAGGTGGAGAATGGAGAGGAGTGTGATGATGGAAACAAGGTTGTCACAGACGGCTGTGTCA AGTGCAGACATGCATATTGCGGTGATAGCTATCGGTATGATGGAGCTGAGGAGTGTGATGGAAAAGACTTTGGATATCAAACCTGCAACTCTTATCTGCCTGG ATCTTATGGACATCTTAAATGCACCGTCGATTGTTTCATTGACTCCACAAGCTGCAAGTATTTTACATGA